The Streptomyces durmitorensis genome contains the following window.
CGGTGTCGCTGCCGTCCGTGGCCAGGCCGAAGGCGCGCGAGCCCATCACACAGGCGTAGACGGTGTGGTCGCGTACGAGAGCCAGGTCCGGGTCCAGGTCCTTGGCGTCCTTGGCATCCTTGGTGTCCTTGGGGCGGTGCATGCCGGGAGCGTACGGCCAGGGGCTAGCCGAGGGTGATCGAATTTCCGGTGACCGTGATGTTCTGCGGGGGGAGCGCGCGCGGGGCGGGGCCGTCCGCGACCGAGGCGTCCGCCACGCGGTACTTGCTGCCGTGGCAGGCGCAGTTGATCGTGCCGTCCGCGACCTCGCTGACCGTGCACCCCGAGTGCGTGCAGACCGCCGAGAACGCCTTGAAGTCGCCCTCCTCGGGCTGGGTCACGACGATCTTCTTGTCCTTGATGACCTTGCCGCCGCCGACCGGGATGTCGGAGGTCTTGGCCAACTCCTCTGCCTTGGGAGGTGGTTGATCCCGGTCCTTGCCGCCCGACTTCGACGCCGAGGGCGACGCGGACGTCGGCTGCGACTTCGGCGGCTCCGGTTCCGCGCCCTCGTCCCCGTACTTGCTGCACCCGGCGGTCAGCGCGACCGCGCCGCCCGCGGCGATGACGGTGCGCCGCGAGGGGCGCGCGCCGCTCATGTCGTCACCCCGAACGTGCGGAAGAACCACAGCGCCGACGTCCACCAGACCACCGTGAGGACCACGAAGACCAGGCCGCCGACGACCGGGAGCAGCCAGCCGGGCAGCTTCTCCGAGCGCAGCAGCAGCATCTTGGCGCTGAACGCGCCGAAGAAGAAGCAGCCGAGCAGCGAGTGCCACATCACCCGGCTCGAGTACGTCTGGTAGCCAAGGGCGTAGAGGCAGTGGACCGCCACGGGGACCGCCACCAGAAACGCGATCCGGCCCGACCAGCGGTGCAGCGCCGACGACCAGGACGGCCCCGGCAGGCGCCCGTACACCATGAGCGCCGAGACGACCTGGACCAGCGCGAAGGCGAACGCCGTCGTGCCGAGCCAGGCCTTGACCGCGCTCGTGCTGCTGAACCCGGCGAGGTTGAAGGCCGTGCCCTCGGGGTCGTGCGTCTTGCCGTACACGCCGAGGCCGACGGCGACGGCCGCGGCGACCAGGGCGGGGACGAGGTAGCGGGCGGGGTGCGGGCGGCGGTGGTCGCCCGCCGCCGGGGGCGGGCCGAAGCCGCCCTGTGTCGCGGCGTTCGGATCGACGCTCATGGCGGCTCCCTGGTCGGGGCGGAGCGGGGTCAGGGCACGACGGGACGGGCGGTGAGTTCGCCGCCGTCGAACGGGACGGTGCCGGTCTCCGGGTCGAGGCGCGGGGCCTTTTGCGGCTTGCCGTCCTCCTTGAGGATCCCGACCTGCCGCCCGTCGGGCAGGACGATCCAGCCGCCGTCGATCTCGGCGCCGCGCACCTCGGTCGTCGCGCGGTACAGGCCGGAGGGCTTCTTCGCCCTGGCGGCGGTGAAGTCCCGTGGCTGTTCGTCGATCTCGACCTTGCCGCGGACCGCGTTGTCGGCGAGCGTGGCGTCCAGCTTCGCGCCGTCCTTGCCGGTGAGGCGCATGGAGCCGTCGTCCTTGACGTCGCCCTTCAGCCAGGACTCGGCGTCACGGCCGTTGCAGTAGTACGCGATGGCCTTGTCGTCACGGATCGAGACGGAGACCGCGGCGGCGTCGTCGGCCGTGCGGCCCGCGTACTCGGACTTCCCGGTCGGCTTCCCGGTCGGCTTCTTCGGCGGGCTCTTGGACGGGCTCTCGGTGGGTGCGGGCGTGCTCTTGGTGGGCTTCGCGGATGAGGGCGCCGGCGAGGCGGAGGCGCCGGGCGAGTCCTGTCCGTACGACGAATTTCCCTCCCCTGTCGTCGCGTTGAGCGACAGCATGAACAGGGCGAGCAGCAGTCCCCCGAGAAGCGTGTAGAGCGGTCCGGAGCGCTTCATGCGGCCTCCCCCGAGGCGTGGGCCGTGCCAGACCCTCCATGCAAGCGGACCCGTGCCCCGGCGTCCATAGTTGAACGGCCACCAATCGGGCCAAGTGGCGACAGGGGGCGATTCGGGTGACATTGGCATGGTCTGAGGTCCGCGCCCGATCGAGGCGCCGACCCGGCCACTCACTCGAAAGGCGCGACCATGGCGGGTAACGATCTGGGAAGCCTTCTCGGCGGTCTCCTCGGCGGCGGCCAAGGCGGCCAAGGCGGCCAGGCCGGTGGCTCCGGAGGCGGCAACGTCCTTGGCTCACTGCTCGGCGGCCTCCTCGGCGGCGGCGCGGGCGGCGCGGCCGGCGGCCAGGGCGGCTCCGGCGGCGGCAACCCGCTGGGCGGCCTGATGGACATGATCACGAAGTCGGGCCTGGTCAGCCAGGAGCAGCTGGACTCCTGGGTCGGCAAGGGCGACAACCAGCCGCTGAGCCCGGACCAGGTCAAGCAGTCCGTCCCCGACGAGACCCTGGACAAGGTGGCCGCCGACGCGGGCGTCAGCCGCGACGAGGCCGCCGACCAGATCGCGCAGCAGCTGCCCCAGGCCGTCGACAAGCTGACCCCCGAGGGGCAGGTCCCCACGGGCTCGCTGGAGGACATCATCAAGGAGCAGAAGCTCTGACCCCACCCCGGTGAGGCACCGTGGGGCACGCGGCGTCCGTCTCGGCAGGCGGGCGCCGCGCACTCGTCCCCGGGGCCCTGACTACCCTTGTCGGTACATCAGTCGTACGTACGCGAGCGAGGAGCACCACTGTGGCGGTACGAGCGGTCCGGGGCGCCGTCCAACTGGAGCGGGACGCCGCCGACCACATGGACGAGCAGGTCGGCGAGCTGCTCACCGCCATCCTGGAGCGGAACGCGCTGACCCAGGAGAACCTGATCAGCATCTGGTTCACCGCGACGCCCGATCTGCACAGCGACTTCCCCGCGGCGGCCGCCCGCAGGCTCGGCATCGTGGACGTCCCGCTGATCTGCGCGCAGGAGCTGCAGATCGAGGGAGCCATGCCGCGGGTCGTCCGCGTCCTCGCGCACATAGAGTCCGAGAAGCCCCGCGCCGAGATCACGCACGTCTACCTCGGTGCCGCGGCCACCCTGCGCAAGGACATCGCCCAGTGAGAACCGCCCTCGTCATCGGCACCGGCCTGATCGGCACCTCCGCCGCCCTGGCCCTCGCCTCGCGCGGTGTGGCCGTGCACCTCGCCGACCACGACCCCGGGCAGGCCCGCACGGCGGCCGCGCTCGGCGCCGGGACCGACGAAGCGCCCGAGGGGCGCGTCGACCTGTGCGTCGTCGCCGTGCCGCCCGCGCACGTCGCGGCGACCCTGGCCGACGTCATGCGGCGCGACGTGGCCCGCGGCTACCTCGACGTGGCGAGCGTCAAGGGCGGGCCGCGCCGGGAGCTCGAGGCCCTCGGCATCGACCTCACTCCGTACATCGGCACGCACCCCATGTCGGGGCGCGAGCGCAGCGGCCCCCTCGCCGCCACCGCCGACCTCTTCGAGGGACGGCCGTGGGTGCTCACGCCGACCCGCGACACCGACACCGAGGTCCTCAACCTCGCCCTGGAGCTCGTCGCCCTCTGCCGTGCCGTGCCGGTCGTCATGGACGCCGACGCCCACGACCGCGCGGTCGCGCTCGTCTCGCACATGCCGCACCTGGTCTCCAGCATGGTCGCCGCGCGCCTGGAGAACGCCGAGGAGACCGCTGTGCGCCTCTGTGGCCAGGGCATCCGCGACGTCACGCGCATCGCCGCTTCCGACCCCCGGATGTGGATCGACATCCTCTCCGCCAACCCCGGCCCCGTCGCCGACCTGCTCTCCGCCGTCGCCACCGATCTCGACGAGACGGTGACGGCGCTGCGGGCCCTGCAGTCGGCGGATGACGCGAAGCGGCGCGAGGGTGCCGCAGGGGTCGAGGGCGTACTGCGGCGCGGCAACGCGGGCCAGATCCGGGTGCCCGGCAAGCACGGGGCGGCGCCGACGGCGTACGAGGTCGTGGCGGTGCTCATCGACGACCAGCCGGGACAGCTGGCGAGGATCTTCGCCGACGCGGAGCGGGCCGGGGTGAACATCGAGGACGTACGCATCGAGCACGCGACGGGCCAGCAGGCGGGCCTCGTACAGCTCCTGGTGGAACCGAAGGCGGCCCCGACCCTGACGGCGGGCCTGCGGGAGCGGGGCTGGTCGATCCGCCAGTAGGCGAGCGCAATGGGCTGCGGGGCAATCGGCTGCGGCGCAATCGGCTGCGGGGCAAACGGGTGGGTGGGCGGGAGAAGATCCGCCGCGAAGCGGGCGGGACAGGGGCACCCCACCGGGCAGTAAGAGACAACCGTGGGAGCCAGTAACCTTAGGCAGGGCAAGAATGCCGCCCTGCTCCAGCCCTGTGCACACAGAAAGGTGCTCGCACCCCGTGGAAACCGTGGAAACCGCCGGCCCGGCGCCCGCAGCAGTGATCGTCGCCATCGACGGGCCCTCCGGCACGGGCAAGTCGAGCACCTCGAAGGCCGTCGCCGCCCAGCTCGGCCTCAGCTACCTGGACACCGGTGCCCAGTACCGCGCGATCACGTGGTGGATGGTGCACAACGGCATAGAGCTGACGGACCCGACCGCCATCGCCGCGGTCGCGGGCAAGCCCGAGATCATCTCCGGCACCGACCCGCTCGCCCCGACCATCACGGTCGACGGCACGGACGTCGCGGGCCCGATCCGCACCACCGACGTCACCTCGAAGGTCAGCGCCGTCAGCGCCGTCCCCGAGGTGCGCGCCCGCATCACGGAGCTGCAGCGCACCATCGCCGCGTCCGCCGAGAAGGGCATCGTCGTCGAGGGGCGTGACATCGGTACGACCGTCCTGCCCGACGCCGACCTGAAGATCTTCCTCACGGCCTCGCCCGAGGCCCGCGCAGCCCGCCGCAGCGGCGAGCTCAAGGGCGCCGACGTCGCCGCCACGCGTGAGGCGCTCATCAAGCGGGACACCGCCGACTCGAGCCGCAAGACGTCGCCGCTGGCCAAGGCCGACGACGCCGTCGAGGTGGACACCACCGAGCTCACGCTCCAGCAGGTCATCGAGTGCGTCGTCACCCTCGTCGAGGAGAAGCGGGCAGCGAAGTGACCGCGGCGCCGTCGGAACGGGGTGCGGAGGTCGGCCGCCGCATCGGCGTCGGCCTCATGTACGGCCTGTGGAAGCCCCGCGTCCTCGGCGCCTGGAAGGTCCCCGCGACCGGCCCGGTGATCCTGGCCGTGAACCACTCCCACAACGTCGACGGTCCGATGGTGATGGGCACGGCGCCCAGGCCGACCCACTTCCTCATCAAGAAGGAAGCGTTCATCGGGCCCCTGGACCGCTTCCTCCAGGGCATCGGGCAGGTGAAGGTGGACCGTGAGATCGCCGACCGCACGGCGATCACCCGGGCTCTTGGCGTGCTCGACGACGGCGGCGTTCTCGGGATCTTCCCCGAGGGCACCCGGGGCGAGGGAGACTTCGCCTCGCTGCGGGCCGGCCTCGCCTACTTCGCCGTACGCAGCGGAGCGCCGATCGTGCCGGTCGCGGTGCTGGGAAGCACGGAGAAGCGCGGACGGTTGATAAAGGGGCTGCCCCCACTGCGCAGCAGGGTCGACGTCGTCTTCGGCGACCCTTTCGAAGCGGGCGACGGCAGCGGACGGCGTACGCGCAAGGCGCTGGACGAGGCGACCGTGCGCATCCAGGAGCGGCTCACCGCCCACCTGGAGGACGCCAGGCGCCTGACCCGGCGCTGAGCGAGACTTTCAGTAGTGGCCCCTCCTAGGCGGCCACCGATCACGAATACGACAGAGGTACGGACTTCATGAACGACCAGATCCAGCCCGAAGGCTCGGCTGAACACGAGCACGGGGCGCTTGGCGATGCCGAGTACGCGGAGTTCATGGAGCTCGCCGCGGAAGAGGGCTTCGACGCCGAAGACGTCGAAGGCGCGATCGGCGATGCGGGCCACGGCCCGCTGCCCGTGCTCGCCGTCATCGGACGCCCCAACGTCGGCAAGTCGACCCTCGTCAACCGCATCATCGGCCGCCGCGAGGCCGTCGTCGAGGACCGCCCCGGCGTGACCCGCGACCGCGTGACGTACGAGGCCGAGTGGGCGGGCCGCCGCTTCAAGCTTGTCGACACCGGCGGCTGGGAGCAGGACGTCCTCGGCATCGACGCGTCCGTGGCCGCCCAGGCCGAGTACGCGATCGAGGCGGCCGACGCGGTCGTCTTCGTCGTGGACGCCACCGTCGGCGCCACCGACACGGACGAGGCGGTCGTCCGGCTGCTCCGCAAGTCGGGCAAGCCCGTCGTCCTGTGCGCCAACAAGGTCGACGGCCAGTCCGGCGAGGCCGACGCCACCGCCCTGTGGGCCCTGGGCCTCGGCGAGCCGCACCCTGTCTCCGCCCTGCACGGCCGTGGCACCGGCGACATGCTGGACGCCGTCCTTGACGCGCTGCCCGAGGCACCCGCCACGACCTTCGGCCTCGCGGTCGGCGGTCCGCGCCGCATCGCGCTGATCGGCCGCCCGAACGTCGGCAAGTCGTCGCTGCTCAACAAGGTGGCGAACGAGGACCGCGTGGTCGTCAACGAGGTCGCGGGCACCACCCGTGACCCGGTCGACGAGTTGATCGAGCTCGGCGGCGTCGTCTGGAAGTTCGTGGACACCGCGGGCATCCGCAAGCGCGTCCACCTCCAGCAGGGCGCCGACTACTACGCCTCGCTGCGCACGGCCGCCGCCGTCGAGAAGGCGGAGGTCGCGGTCATCCTGATCGACGCCAGCGAGTCGATCAGCGTCCAGGACCAGCGCATCGTCACGATGGCCGTCGAGGCGGGCCGCGCCATCGTCGTCGCGTTCAACAAGTGGGACGTCCTCGACGAGGAGCGCCGCTATTACCTGGAGCGGGAGATCGAGACCGAGCTCCTCCAGGTCGCGTGGGCCCCGCGCGTCAACGTCTCCGCCGAGACCGGCCGCCACATGGAGAAGCTCGTCCCGGCGATCGAGACGGCCCTCGCGGGCTGGGAGACGCGCGTCCCGACCGGGCGGCTCAACGCCTTCCTCGGCGAGCTCGTGGCCTCCCACCCGCACCCGATCCGGGGCGGCAAGCAGCCCCGCATCCTCTTCGGCACGCAGGCGGGCACGAAGCCGCCGCGGTTCGTGCTCTTCTCCTCCGGCTTCATCGAGCACGGCTACCGCCGCTTCGTGGAGCGCAGGCTCCGCGAGGAGTTCGGCTTCGAGGGCACGCCGATCCACATCTCGGTGCGGGTGCGCGAGAAGCGCGGCCGCAAGAAGTAAGCACGGACGGACCGATGGGCCGGGCCCCGCCTTCATGTGGAAGGCGGGGCCCGGCCCATCGCGTCGGCGGCGGCGCCTCAGATCCCCCTGCGCGGCCCCGGCGGCAGCGCCGCGGGGAACTGCTGGTGCATGGTGCCGTGCTGCTCGTGGCCGTAGCGGGTGACGTGCAGCTGGCTGAAGGTGTTGTGCCGCTGGTCGTGCCGGTCGCCGACACGGTGCGTGCCGTACGGCGCGCTGCCGAACGACGTGAAGCCCAGATCCTCCTCGCCGGTCCGGTCTCCCGGAAGGGCCTTGAACGACCTGCGGTACTCCGAGTAGAGCGCGTCGTAGATCGGTGTGGCCGAGTGGTCGGCCCCCGTCTCCTGCGCCGAGCGCATGGAGGGGATGGGGGACTGGTACGCCGGCCGGGGGCGGGAGGGGTCGTATGTGTGCACGTATGTGCCAACGACCCCGTCCGCGTACGGATGCGGGGGCCGCGCCGCTTTCACGGGGCGCCGGGAGCATGACCGGCGCAGAGGGGACCCGGGGCGTGGCGGCGGCGCGGCCCGCGGGGGCTCAGGTGCCGGCGAGCGGCATCGCCGCCGCGACCAGACGCCCGTGCACCGCCGCCTTGTCCAGGGCGCCGCGCAGCAGGTCCTCGCGGGGCTGGCGGCCGATGGAGCCGACCGGCGCCGCGAACAGGAGCACCGTCTGCAGCTTGTTGGCCGCGGCCCGCCAGGCCTCGGTGACCTGGAGCGGGTGGTGGGCCTGCCACCAGGCGACGGGGGAGCCTTCCCCAAGCGCTCGGCTTCGCTCGTGCAGGGGAGACCCCAATCCCGCGCCGGGCTGGAGCACGGCGTGCAGCTGGCCCGCGGCGAGCAGCACGGACCAGCCGTGCAGCACCGGGGGTACGCCGTCGAGGGAGGCCACCGGGTGGAAGCCCTGCTCGACCAGGAGCTGGAGGAAGTCGTCGCCGCCGCCGGGCGCGGAGCCGGGGCGCGCGATGGCGCCGGTCGGCTCGACGACGAGCGCGGGCCGCAGCTCGCCCTCGATGAGGACGAGACCGCTGGTCACGCCGAGGACCGCCTGGTCGGGCACTCCCTCGCCGGGAGCGGGGGCGGGGACCCCGGCGAGGCCGGTGCCGTCCTCGCCGGTGATCGAGCGGACGGCGCCCTGGAGCTGCTCCTCGGAGACCTGGACGATCTGGGAGGGCAGGCAGGTGGCGTGGGCGAAGGCGAGTACGGCGGTCTCGTCGCCGATGAACAGGACCGTGCTGGTGCGTTCCTGCTCCGTGTCGCCGGGGGTGCGGCAGGAGGTGCAGTCGTAACTGCCCGGGGCGTTCTCTCCGGCGAGCAGCCGGTCGGCTTCTTCGTCGCCGATCTCGGCGCGGACGTCGTCGCCGACGTCGAGCATGCGCGGCACGGGTGGCTCCTCGGAATCGTTGCGTGCGGACCGGGGGTGCCCGGCTCATAAGAAGACAACGGGCGATCAGTGGCGCAAGTCACGCGCGAAGGCGAACGGAATCGAACCATCCGCAGCGGAGGGTGAGTTGCCCGGTGGAATCCGTCACTCCGCGCCAACGTCTACTGCGTACAGGGAAGTTGGGCCGGTGAGCTGGGTCACAGATCGCCGTGGCGACAGGTCGACAAATCCTGAAATCAGGGAATTAAGTGGCTGGCTTGAATTCGCCGATACTCCCGGTAACGGTCAACTGGCCTGGAATGACAAGGAGTTGGTTGGTATCGGGGCGAGTGGGCGCCTAGATTCCACCGCTGTGTGCAGTGAGCACCGCTCGGGTACGTCCGCCGGCCGCACCAGCAGCCAGCTCAAGCACCACGGCACGAACGTGCCGAACTCCGGCGGACGGGGTGAGCGGGCCTCCGGCGTCAGATGCGCGAGGAGGTCCGGGACACCTGGGGGATCCCGGGTCCTTCGAGAGGGATATTCATGTCCGCACGTCCCAAGTGCATTCGCAGGACAGCAGTGATCGGCGGAGCGGCGTTGCTCGCTCCGCTGGGACTGCTCACCGCCACCGGCCAGGCCGGAGCGGCGGACAGCGGAGTGTGGGATCGCATCGCTCAGTGCGAGAGCGGCGGAAACTGGAGCATCAACACCGGGAACGGCTACTACGGAGGACTGCAGTTCTCCGCGTCCACCTGGCGCGCGTACGGCGGAGGAGCCTATGCGGCAACCGCCGACCAGGCGTCCAAGGGGCAGCAGATCGCCGTCGCCACCAAGGTCCAGCGCGCTCAGGGGTGGGGCGCATGGCCCAGCTGTTCGGCTCGGGCGGGTGCGTCCGGCAGTGCTCCGGGGGCGGCAGCCGCTCCTGCGGCGCCCAAGGCGGCCGAGGCACCCAAGGCGTCCAAGGCGCCCAAGGCCGTCAAGCAGCAGCCCGCGGCGCCGCAGCGGCGTACGCCGGGTCATGCCGACCGGGGTTCCGGGCGCGGTGACTACACCGTTCGGCAGGGGGACACCCTGAGCCGGATCGCGGCGGCGCACGGCGTCAGCTGGCAGAAGGTGTACTCCGCCAACAAGGCGGTCATCGGCGGGGACCCGAATGTGATCCTGCCGGGGCAGCGGCTCGACCTCTGAGTTCCGCCCTTCAGGGGTGTGGCCCTGCTCTGGCGTGGCCCTGCTCGGTCGGCCGACCGGGTGGGGCCACGTCCGTGGCGGCGCGGCACGGCCTCGCGCCGGGGTGGCGCTGCCTAGCGTGGGCGGATGTATCCGATGCCGATCAAGAGTCTTCGGTCGCTGTGGCCCGCTGGTCTGGTCGTCGCCGCGGTCTCCTCGCTCCTCTCCACGCTGCTGCTCCCGGTCTCCGCGGCCGCCGCTGCTCCGCCGCCGCCCCTGCCGGGGCCCGGTGCCGCCGCAGCGGCGTACGACTGCTCACGCACCGAGGGGCCCTGGAACTGCCTCGCGCAGTGCGAGAGCAGTGGCCGGTGGCATGTGAACACCGGGAACGGCTTCTACGGAGGGCTGCAGTTCTACCAGCCCACCTGGGAGGAGCACGGCGGGCTCAAGTACGCGCCGCGTGCCGACCTCGCCACCAAGAAGGAGCAGATCAAGGTCGCCGAGGAGGTGCTGCGTACCCAGGGGTGGAAGGCCTGGCCCGTGTGCTCGAAGAAGATCCCGAAGGAGATTCGGGAGGGCCGTGTCGTCGTGCACGTGGTGAAGGCGGGGGAGACGTTGAGCTCCATCGCCCGGAAGTACAAGGTGCGGGGCGGATGGCAAGCGCTGTATCAAGCCAACCGGAAGGCTGTGGGGAGTCGGCCCGACGAGCTGGATGTCGGCACCAAGCTGGTCATCCTGAAGAAGGTCGGCAAGGCCGCCACCGGCGGTTGAGCTCCGTCGCCTCGCCGCTGAACACGACCGCGCCACGGCGCAGTTCGTGCACCACCACTGCCGTCCGGCTCGCGTGTTCGCGCAGGCCGGGCGGCAGTCGCTGTTCCGCGGTGAGGACGCAGGCGCGTGCGCTGAGGCCGACGAGCAGGTCGTACGTCCGGGACGCGACGGCGGGGGACATGCCCTGGGTGGGTTCGTCGATCAGGATCACTCGGGCGTGGGCCTGGGCCGTCAGGACGGCGCGGGAGAGGGCGAGCATGCGTTGCTCGCCGCCGGAGAGGGTGCCTGCGCGGCGGCGGAGGAGGGGGCGTAGTTCGGGGTAGGTGGTCAGGGCCGGGGTGATGTCGGCTCTGGGTGGGGAGTGGTCTTGTTCTGCGTGGGGGCTGGGGCTGGGGTCGGGGTCGGGGTCGGCGTTGTGGGCTGGGGTCGACAGCTCTAGGTTCTCCGCCACTGTGAGGTGGCCGAACACCGCTTGTCCGTCCGGCACGAAGCACAGGCCCCGTTGTGCGCGTTCGTGCGCGGTGAGCCGGGTGACGTCCGTTCCGTCCCAGGTGACGGTGCCTGTGGTGAGGGGGGCCGTGCCGGCCAGGGCGCGCAGTGTCGTGGTGCGGCCCGAGCCGTTGCGGCCCAGGAGGACCGTGAGGCAGGGGGACGGGGCGGCGAGGCTCACGCCGTGCAGGGCTTCCAGGGGGCCGTAGCGGACGCGGGCGTCGTGGAGTTCGATGCCGGCTCTCATGGGGCCGCCCGGTGGAGTACCTCGGTCGGCGGGCCCGAGGTGATGATGCGGCCCGCTGCCATGACGTGCACGGTGTCGGCGAGGTTCGCGACCAGGTCGATGTCGTGCTCGACCACCAGGAGTGCCATGCCGTCGGCCGCCAGGGCCCGCAGGATGCGGGCCAGCGCGGCGACTTCGGCGCTGTCCAGGCCTGCTGCGGGCTCGTCCAGGAGGAGGGTGTGGGGCCGGCCTGCCAGGGCTCGGGCGAGTTCTACGCGTCTGAGGGTGCCGGTGGGGAGGTCTGCGGCGGGGTGGTGGCGGGTGTTGTCGCCGTGGAGGGAGAGGAGGCGGAGGGCCTGGGTGGTGGTCCCGGTCTCAGGGCTGTGGGCGCGGGCCGCCTGTTCCGCGCCTACTTGGACGTTCTCCGTGATGGTCAGT
Protein-coding sequences here:
- a CDS encoding ABC transporter ATP-binding protein gives rise to the protein MRAGIELHDARVRYGPLEALHGVSLAAPSPCLTVLLGRNGSGRTTTLRALAGTAPLTTGTVTWDGTDVTRLTAHERAQRGLCFVPDGQAVFGHLTVAENLELSTPAHNADPDPDPSPSPHAEQDHSPPRADITPALTTYPELRPLLRRRAGTLSGGEQRMLALSRAVLTAQAHARVILIDEPTQGMSPAVASRTYDLLVGLSARACVLTAEQRLPPGLREHASRTAVVVHELRRGAVVFSGEATELNRRWRPCRPSSG
- the cmk gene encoding (d)CMP kinase, whose product is METVETAGPAPAAVIVAIDGPSGTGKSSTSKAVAAQLGLSYLDTGAQYRAITWWMVHNGIELTDPTAIAAVAGKPEIISGTDPLAPTITVDGTDVAGPIRTTDVTSKVSAVSAVPEVRARITELQRTIAASAEKGIVVEGRDIGTTVLPDADLKIFLTASPEARAARRSGELKGADVAATREALIKRDTADSSRKTSPLAKADDAVEVDTTELTLQQVIECVVTLVEEKRAAK
- a CDS encoding lysophospholipid acyltransferase family protein — its product is MRRHPRRGEAGSEVTAAPSERGAEVGRRIGVGLMYGLWKPRVLGAWKVPATGPVILAVNHSHNVDGPMVMGTAPRPTHFLIKKEAFIGPLDRFLQGIGQVKVDREIADRTAITRALGVLDDGGVLGIFPEGTRGEGDFASLRAGLAYFAVRSGAPIVPVAVLGSTEKRGRLIKGLPPLRSRVDVVFGDPFEAGDGSGRRTRKALDEATVRIQERLTAHLEDARRLTRR
- the der gene encoding ribosome biogenesis GTPase Der, which encodes MNDQIQPEGSAEHEHGALGDAEYAEFMELAAEEGFDAEDVEGAIGDAGHGPLPVLAVIGRPNVGKSTLVNRIIGRREAVVEDRPGVTRDRVTYEAEWAGRRFKLVDTGGWEQDVLGIDASVAAQAEYAIEAADAVVFVVDATVGATDTDEAVVRLLRKSGKPVVLCANKVDGQSGEADATALWALGLGEPHPVSALHGRGTGDMLDAVLDALPEAPATTFGLAVGGPRRIALIGRPNVGKSSLLNKVANEDRVVVNEVAGTTRDPVDELIELGGVVWKFVDTAGIRKRVHLQQGADYYASLRTAAAVEKAEVAVILIDASESISVQDQRIVTMAVEAGRAIVVAFNKWDVLDEERRYYLEREIETELLQVAWAPRVNVSAETGRHMEKLVPAIETALAGWETRVPTGRLNAFLGELVASHPHPIRGGKQPRILFGTQAGTKPPRFVLFSSGFIEHGYRRFVERRLREEFGFEGTPIHISVRVREKRGRKK
- a CDS encoding YidB family protein gives rise to the protein MAGNDLGSLLGGLLGGGQGGQGGQAGGSGGGNVLGSLLGGLLGGGAGGAAGGQGGSGGGNPLGGLMDMITKSGLVSQEQLDSWVGKGDNQPLSPDQVKQSVPDETLDKVAADAGVSRDEAADQIAQQLPQAVDKLTPEGQVPTGSLEDIIKEQKL
- a CDS encoding transglycosylase family protein; this encodes MSARPKCIRRTAVIGGAALLAPLGLLTATGQAGAADSGVWDRIAQCESGGNWSINTGNGYYGGLQFSASTWRAYGGGAYAATADQASKGQQIAVATKVQRAQGWGAWPSCSARAGASGSAPGAAAAPAAPKAAEAPKASKAPKAVKQQPAAPQRRTPGHADRGSGRGDYTVRQGDTLSRIAAAHGVSWQKVYSANKAVIGGDPNVILPGQRLDL
- a CDS encoding DUF6529 family protein translates to MSVDPNAATQGGFGPPPAAGDHRRPHPARYLVPALVAAAVAVGLGVYGKTHDPEGTAFNLAGFSSTSAVKAWLGTTAFAFALVQVVSALMVYGRLPGPSWSSALHRWSGRIAFLVAVPVAVHCLYALGYQTYSSRVMWHSLLGCFFFGAFSAKMLLLRSEKLPGWLLPVVGGLVFVVLTVVWWTSALWFFRTFGVTT
- the aroH gene encoding chorismate mutase — encoded protein: MAVRAVRGAVQLERDAADHMDEQVGELLTAILERNALTQENLISIWFTATPDLHSDFPAAAARRLGIVDVPLICAQELQIEGAMPRVVRVLAHIESEKPRAEITHVYLGAAATLRKDIAQ
- a CDS encoding prephenate dehydrogenase is translated as MRTALVIGTGLIGTSAALALASRGVAVHLADHDPGQARTAAALGAGTDEAPEGRVDLCVVAVPPAHVAATLADVMRRDVARGYLDVASVKGGPRRELEALGIDLTPYIGTHPMSGRERSGPLAATADLFEGRPWVLTPTRDTDTEVLNLALELVALCRAVPVVMDADAHDRAVALVSHMPHLVSSMVAARLENAEETAVRLCGQGIRDVTRIAASDPRMWIDILSANPGPVADLLSAVATDLDETVTALRALQSADDAKRREGAAGVEGVLRRGNAGQIRVPGKHGAAPTAYEVVAVLIDDQPGQLARIFADAERAGVNIEDVRIEHATGQQAGLVQLLVEPKAAPTLTAGLRERGWSIRQ
- a CDS encoding transglycosylase family protein, producing MYPMPIKSLRSLWPAGLVVAAVSSLLSTLLLPVSAAAAAPPPPLPGPGAAAAAYDCSRTEGPWNCLAQCESSGRWHVNTGNGFYGGLQFYQPTWEEHGGLKYAPRADLATKKEQIKVAEEVLRTQGWKAWPVCSKKIPKEIREGRVVVHVVKAGETLSSIARKYKVRGGWQALYQANRKAVGSRPDELDVGTKLVILKKVGKAATGG
- a CDS encoding Rieske (2Fe-2S) protein, whose translation is MSGARPSRRTVIAAGGAVALTAGCSKYGDEGAEPEPPKSQPTSASPSASKSGGKDRDQPPPKAEELAKTSDIPVGGGKVIKDKKIVVTQPEEGDFKAFSAVCTHSGCTVSEVADGTINCACHGSKYRVADASVADGPAPRALPPQNITVTGNSITLG